ACATCCTCTCAACGTGTTTACCCTAATGGACACCGACTAGCAAAGTGCAATGCAGTGGttacagaaatactttaaacacaaattaaatAAGTGGTCAAACAACCCACTGTTTCTGATCATTATTTCAATGCATTTTTGAGTTTACCCATTTCAGAAATTACTAAAAATGAAAGCGTACATGGAGTCTGGAGAAAAGTAACAGCTGAGCATCCATTAATTGAGCTTTGTATCTGTTCAAAAGTCATGCTAATTTAATCAATGCTAGCAATAACATCCCCCCAGCACACAGTATTAACCAGTACTTTGGGAATTAGTATTTGCcaattttcattactttctgtTATGATACCAAGAAGCAAAACTTTTTGTCTTCAAGGATAAAACTCTGCCAAGCATTTACAGAAGTGCTAGCACCCTAGTGTTCTGGACATGATAATCATGCTCATGTTTGGTGCTTAAATTACAGCATGAACCTCAAACCCACTATTAGCTGTTAAAATGTAGCAAATGCAGTGTTTCAGGCTTTGTGAGTCAGGTTTtgcgggtttttttgttgttgttgtttccctCCCCAAATCTGTGTAATAGCAATTTTTCCTGTCCTTGACACAGAAGAGATTTGCTACTAGGgtttttatgtatgtgtgtacacacaGGCACGCATAGACACATATATAAGATTTCTCTCACTTATAAAGGAAGCCTGAGAAAAACAGGAACGCTAAACAGAGGAAGATTAAGATAGATTTTCCCCTCATTTACCACAATCTACAGATCTTTTAGCAAGCTTCCCATCAATAATAAATGCAGCTCAAACTCTGACGCGTTTCAGATATAATCTAAGTAAACACTTTTGCTCCTGGAGACTGGTCTTGTAACTGGTCTCTTTACATGATAAGATTCTTGAGCAATGCACATACCAAATGCTATTACTGTGTGTTGGTACAGAAATCCCCTCTAGGAAAACCGTATGTATTTTATGATATTTGGATGCCTAGTGCTACCAGAGAAATTCATTGCAATCTATTTTTGCTAGAAAGCCCCTTCTGCAAACAATGGCTCTTTAAATCATTGAGACTATCCATGTGACATGGGCCAGTGGGCATAAACTGATTTAAggattttaaatttaaaacaggTTGGTAATCCCTAGTGGATGATGGGACTGTAAAAATAGAGCTTATCACGCTGCTCTGCAAGTCTGTAGACAGCGCAAACCAGTCTGAGCCTGAAGGGCTAATATTGCCTCTTCTAGAAGTAGAAGCAATACCTATCTGCATTTATTTACAAAGGAGGAATCTGCTCTACTTGGGGGGAATCTCATCCTCAGCTGCCGATTTCATTAACAGACAGCGTTTGATCCATGTCAATAGAacactaaaataatttccaggtTTAATAGCTGGGCACATCAACCTGCCACCACCCCATACAGTCCCCAGTAAAAGGCAGGGGGTGTGGAGCTTACAATTACCCATGGAAAAATTGGGGCAAGAAAGGATTTGAGGAATGCATTAACTAGATGCAGCTGAAGAGGTAGAAACTTGGAATTTCAGTCATAGGCAATGCTACTGGGACACCACATACTTAATAAACAGAGAAGTATAACCATAGGCTGCGCAGGGTTGTGGACAAGGCTGACTTAAAGGAAGCAGACTCAGAGAGCTGAGAAGGAGAATGAGATGGGGGGCAAAGGGCGGAGGGAAAGAGATTGGAGAACAGGACCAAAACTGGATACTGACAAAGAGGGAAACGGAAAGGAGGGGAGGCTGCAATGAGACAGAAACAACCTAGCGAAGGAGGAAGCCGTGTCATTGTGAATTTCAGGGCTCAGTAGGGCTGCTACAGCATCTAAACTGGTTTCACAGTCAACCTGCCCTGGCTGATAGGGGCAAGACTTGGGATGAACTGGGGCATGTGGGACTGTCAGGGAGCAccaagagcagggctgctgcagggagtgGGGCAGGAGAAACACCAGGAGCTGAGAGCTATCCCAACACAGGCAGTACCCTCAGTGACAAAGTGCCACCCTACAGTACCTGAATGCAGCAGGTTGAGCCAGGTGCCATCAACAGCCTCCAACGCAGCAAGACAACCAGGGTGATGGTCTATCCAAGGACTCCTTCCAGCAACAGCTGGACGCAGAGTTGGAGGCTCTGCCATAAAGTCCCAGATCCAGCCAGGAGGAAGAGTAGGGACCAACATTCATACAACAGCTGAATACCCCAGGCTGAGCTTAAATGAGCTCCTGAGCCCTTGGGGTGAGGGCAAGTGGGAGGGTGGGAcccaggtgaggctggctgGGGCCATTAAAACCTGTTAGTGGGGtggaagggggaaaaacagaggttttcaaatatttgataAATGAGATGTTAATGTTATAACTTCTTCCTTTCAGTAAGACACATTAGCTCAATGAAACTGAGATCTTGCTCGCACTCAAAGGTGCTGTGACAGCTctcaaaaacagaaacagaaccTCCATGTTTAGAGGATCTTCTTGTACCAATGCTAATAAGCCAGTTCCCTCAAATGTGTAAGTCATGCTgacaaaatgacattttgataGTTCCACCTGCTAATACAGATACTCGGTTAGAAATCTGAGGTCCTGGTATTTCTAACCAGCATGGCTACATTTAGGAACTCCTGAAATGTAAATAAGGTGAGAATCTCCCCTTTATTCAGGTGTCAACAAATGTCTACAGGTCTACAAATGTtcacctgcagcactgggaaacCAATAAGGAGATTAAAGTTTCCTTATACACAGACCAAACAAATAAAGCTTATACATGCAAtgaaattctgccttttttttttaaggtaacaTTAAACAGGATTTTTCTGTATCTACCATTAACAAGTATTCTATAGGGTACTTTACAAGTGCAATTCTCCAAAATAAAGGTTATGTGCCAGTTCTTCTGCTCAGGTTCACTTGGATTATTTCAACAGTTTTTCACACTTCTGGTAAAAAATACACTCTATGACAAATATGCATCTGCAGATCTGAATGAGAGCCCACAATACCAGTTTTTCTGGCCATCTCTTAATAACTTAACACTCTCCTGTAATGAACACCAGGAGTCCAGAACCTACCCGTGTTTCTCAACTGTAAGATTGGTTTGTTCAGTATTGCAAAAATCTCCCTGTGTAAGACAGACTaaccaaaaatacttttgaaaaaaaaggaactaaaaGGACCACACTGACTTTTATCTGAGAAATAGTAGttacaacacacacacacacgcacgcacacacgcacaggCATGGCACCACTGTGGAAGTATGGAATTCAGTGAGAGCCAATGTACCTGCAGGATAGCTCTTTCCTAGGAAATTAAGCATTTCTGTACTACTTTGCAAATACAGGATACGCACACTTACAACAGAGGCAAAATATAGCTATAATCAGCCACTTTCCTGGGAGATGCaacattccttttattttggtgtTATTTACAAGGATAAAGCAGTCAattgcaattttttatttacataaattgAGAATTCAGCTTGAGGtcagaaaagctgattttattGCTGTCTTTCAAGTATACACCACTCACTTCAACTGGTTTTGCAGCATAAcaacagcaaattttttttatttttttttttccagaaataacaTTGGAAGTCCCATCATGGAATTCCACAATTTGTTCACTTGGGAAAACACCTACCTGTAAAAGAGAAGAAGACCCCAGCCGGCAATAACCCATTAATTAAATGGGAAAATGACTCTATAGACCAaaagcatcaaaagaaaaaggacattttaGGTTTCATGGGAGTTGACAACTCTTTTATTACAAGAATGAAACGTTGCAAGAAGGTGTTGGATCATTTATTGAAACTAacatttgcataatttttcagtggtttgcatttgtatttgtaacatttgaGACTTAAAAGAAATAAGGGAAAGCAAtatccctcctttttttcttttttttctttttttttttttaacatgcccGTGTGGCAAGAATGCTGTAAATTTGACAAGGGTGGTACCATCTATATACATTTAGGAAAACATGCTTGCTGTGGgtgtacaaaaataaaatttatttgttAAATTACACATAAATATAAggtacaaatgtatttttaaaatacagataaagaTAATCACACTTGCATTGTGTACAtatgaaaatacagtattttaatattcaacatacacagacacatttATGATAAATGCAACTAGTTGGCAATGCCAGTTCTTCTCAGTCtgttttttgtccttttctttcgcccccccccccccccttccagTTTTCcataaatatggaaaaaaaggcttttgaaacAATTAGTTCTGCCGGACATCTTGCAGCAGCTTGTTAATTTCTGCCACCAGCTCACTGGCATCCATGAGTTCGTGTTTACCATCACTGAGGTGGTTGAGCACATTGTCAAAATCATCTTCCTCGTAATTCTCTGGGATCTCCTCCATGGCTGGCAGCCACTTGGAGGAAGGCTGCGCGCTCGAGTGAGTCCCCATAGTGGGCCCGTTGTTGGCAGGATTTTGGAAATGTGTGCTGGCTGCCCAGGCTGCCACCCCCTGCGGATAATTTACAGTCTTGGCTGGCAAATGTCCCTTCCTGCGCTCCAACGAGTTGGAGCGATCCATCTCATTGCACTCCGCGTAGGCATCTAGCGAGGGAGGCAGCAGGCGCTGGAAGACACTGCTCATTTcagaaaggagagaggaggTACAGGTGTCCCCTGAATCCTCCTCGCTCTGGCAGTCTTTACCAAATGTGGAAAAGCTCTTCTTCTTCTCACTGGCGTCAGCAGGCTGCGCATCTTCCTCaaggccctgctgctgctgctgctgcagctgcagctgctgctggggtgacTGGAACTCCTCTCCAGGGATGAACATGTTACTTCTGTAGtcagaggagggagagggcaACGGTGGCATCCAGCACTGGTCAGAGTGCCCCAGAACCCTGCACTCCTCCGTGCACAGTCGCATCGctgcaagagagaaaagaggagagtGAGCACCCGCCTCCTGCTGCAGGTAGCACTGAGCATTGGCAGGGGCTAACACAGGGACCCCACTTCTCCAGAGATCTTAGAATCCGGTGGTTGGGTTCACCTCCTGTGTGTAGGAAATGGCAAATACAAATAGTCTGGATCTAAATATACTTGCATTGCCGAATGGTCTCAAAAAATGGGAGCGATAAATGCAGAGTATGTATGACAGTAATGGAATCTCTTAACTAGGGCTGCAGATAAACATGTAAATCCTAGGTGGAAAACAAGTATTCGTGACTTAAAGCCATTTGTTCCCTTTGTACAGTGCTGTTTCATTCAAataactaactaactaactaaataaataGAAGCGTTTCTACCTCCAAGCATTTACTTAAGTTTTACTGAAGTCTTCCACATGCAATTAGAGAAGCATATAAGTGTAATAAAGTGGGAATAAACGGACAGGGGAAATCAAGAAGAATGAACTGTCATGTGCAGAGGGATCTCCCTCTTCAGTAACACATCTTCTGATCAGACAGCGAGGGGTATGTTGAATATTGCCTTTTTAGCTGAATCACCTAAATTTTAGCCAGTTATCAGAACACCTAGGGTTTAATTCACACCCCGTGTGACTCCAGTGTTTATACTGGAGTTACCCTGAGATGCACTTGCAGCTCTGTAGCTCAGGTAACTGGAACGTGCTGGCTCAGGCGCTGGCACAAGGGGGCCTCTGACCCACAGGGTGGGCATCCGGAAGGgctgaagagcagaagacaACAGAGCCactctttcagctgcctggtTTTAGTGGTGTCTCTCAGGGAGAAACAATATGATGGGGCAAGTGACTGCACCCCTGGGAGCTACGCTGGTCTGAACTGGTCCATGGAGGGGCACTGCAAGAGTCCTCTGCAAACACCTGAAGAGGTCTGGGTGTGCAAAGACGGATGTGCCAGGAGAGAGGCTAAATTTTCCTCTCCAAAGGGAACTGATTCTGTAGGACTCAAAGCCTTGGCTCAGGCTGGGCACTGCCTGGGTACCTGGCAGACCTGCTGGAAAAGGTCtaggtgctgcagcagcactgacttGAGCTGGAGTCACATACTTCAGAataaagttttcagaaatgccaAGCTCTTTGCATTATGCATGTTCTAGCCGTAAGAAACTTTTGCACTAATCCCCTGTGAATCAACAGTTAGATTAGCCCACACAGTatagtttcttcttctttccctttataTACTGAATACATAAGAAATGTTTGCAGTTACGCCCTGTAAATTTCCCTCATTTCTCATCACATTTCCCACCTGGCTCTGGATCCACTCAGTTTatcaaaaaatctttttgcagTGGTGTAAAGAGAACGTATTTCAGCTTAGGACGTACCAGTGACTGACAAAGTCCTACTCTCATACTGTCAGCAGTATTTACCTCTGCGCTTTACGCAGCCTTTCATATTGTTCCCTTTCCTAAtgccctttccttttctccgAGTATAAACTTTCGCTGTGAAAGTGAGAGAGTTCATACACGAGAGTATGAACTTCTTCAAGAACACAGGCTCTAGCTGCAGGCTGAATATCGCACAAGCTACTGCAGATGGCCTGCTGATCCAGGGAGCTGCAAGCAAACACCAACACCTAGAAAATACCAGTGGCTGAAGTCTGGATATGAGCGACTGAAACGCCTTCACGCGCTTTGCTCCCACCTATGAAAAGCACACCTGTCCTGTTCTACAGAAAACACCCAAGAGTTAGAAAGGAGCAGAGATAGCGAAGTGATCCATGGTGCTTGGACGAGCTCTCAACTCATCCCAGAAGATGAGGATTACTTTTCTAATTAAGAAGACTCCTGTAAATTAATGAGAGGCTTTCAATGGTCTAGTATTTCATTACTAGTGAGCACTGCCTTATTGTGAGTTTTGTTACTGATGTTGTCAGGATTGGTTTTGgtataaaataatgaattctgACATTCCTGAACATAAGATCAAAAGATACTCTGAGCAAACTGAACGGTGTCATAGTCTATCCTTAAATcagcaataaataaaagaaaaacccagatgcacaacagcattttatttcttttagccAGAACGTAAAGCTTATTGGTGAAGATTTaaagtgagagagaaaaagaaacaagtctttCAAGGGTAGTTATTGACCTTTCTGTTCATGTCATTTTCGAAGTTTTGGGGGACTGACACCATTCCTTTCCAGTTCCACCTTAAAGGGACAAACTGGAAGAACTTTCTCACAGCATTTTGTCTGTGTCCAGACTGACAATGCAGAAACCTTTCAAAATGGAGAACAGGAAACCTGTaggaagttttcttttccttttcatttgtttggaTTGCCAGTCAGTTCAGGTCTCATCTGAACAGGTTCATCACACTTATCTGATAGATTAAGACCACGTGTAGCGGCAAACAGACATCTGGGTGAACTTAAATGCCTGTCTTGATAGCCCAACCCAGTTCTGTCTGCACTCAGCAGGAGTTTTCCTCACTTTGAATGTGATTAGCCGGGCGCTTTTGGAAATCCTACCCGTTGGCTTCCTGTTTAGAGACCCAAGTGCAATAGCTTAAAACGAATCACGAATCACGGGCACTTCAGCCAGCCAAGAGGGCAGCcccccctgcctgctggcagcccccagctgcccGCCGGGAAGGGGACAAGCTCTGCCTTGGCAGCAGCGGGGCTGGATGCCAGTGCAAACATCATTGCACTTGAAGTTCTCCTGGCAACTGAGAGCTCCAGCAGATCCCTCCCTGGCTCTTTGCTAACCACAGGAGTGAATGAGACATGCCTCGTGCTAGCTGGCAGAGGAATAAgtagcaggagctgggggagatgaggataaaaatatattaggGCTCCAGATTTAGGTTAAAGGTTTGGAAAAAATAGTAACTTTTCAAGACCTCCAGTTTTGAACCATTAAGTGTAGAAGACTAGTTAGAGGAGGTAGGTGAATGGCTGGGTAGGTGACACAAGACCTAGCCTGAAGCAAAATacacaaagcaatttttaaagtaaaaatgtgtAACAAGAACAAATCAGACTTTTGGGGTTTACTCTTGCCTAGCATAACAGCATATTTCCCAGGGTAAAACACACCAAGGCCAGTGTGTAACAACAATAAGCTGCATAGTAATAACTTGAGAACTTTTGGGTCATTGAAAACTGGTGTTTTCCATGGCAGCAGAgagaatgagctgcagcagtgtatctcctctcctccagccctgggcaaCACACGGGGGTTGCTTTAGGAGGGAGTACATGCTGCACTGCCCCACAAAGCAATGTGCCCCACGTATGAAGTGATTTTACTTAACTTCTTAAGTTTACACTCTTGGTTCAGTGAACCATATTGAAATTACCCAGCCCTGTTGGTTATACTGAGAAAACTAAGTATGATGTGAAATAATTACAAGACCTAGGGTACAACCAGTGGCTGTATAATTACTAAAGTAATTACAAAATCCTCATATCGGTACTTAGCATGATTTCCCATAGACTCCTTTATTCAACTTATAACTGGGCTTAAATTTAAAAGTGGTACTTCATACAGATGAATATGGATGTATATGTCCATCTTCCCTTCACTCGcccttttccagctttttccttttctgccctCTGTCCCTGAATTGTACCTCTTAAGCTCTTTCTTCTAGAAATCAGGGTCGAAAGATTTAAATTCTGGGATATATTTTGATCCTTCTCTTGCCACTCAAGTTCATTTTTCGCTAGgagaaaaatacacttttctttcctctccatcCACATTTCTAGACTACCCTCACAATTCATTTCTGAATGGCAGAAGTTTGTATCCTATGGATCAAACCCTGTGTGGAAAATGTATCTCCCAAATTATAGTTcagtgtatttttaacaaaCCACAACTGCCTGGCTTTGCAAAAACATCCACCCAGTCATTAGAAGTCTAAGGACATGGAGCAGATCGTGCTTTTGGGGGGAATCTGGAGCCAGCTTAGGATGATatgaataacagaaaaaaaatgtagtcaTTGCTCTAGGCTGACCTTCAGTTGTGAGTGAGGTTTCATTTTGCTAGATATGTGAAGGCTTCAGCTCAGTATTTATCATGAAGCAGagtaaaaaggaaggaaacacagGGCTTGAAAGCTAAAGAACTTTTGCTTTCTTAGTAGCAGCTTTATCAAAGTGACAGCCAGGCAGCACTGTAAATAAACCGGTCAGCTTCCATTGTGCTCTCACCTGCAGGAATTCTCCCATCTGTAAGGAAAAGGTCACTGAATCCTTCCCCAAGAAGTCTGTCAATTGGAGACTCTCTCCCCAAATCATAATCACTGTCTCCAGCTTCACTGTCACCTCGGCCACTGTCTTTCAAGCTGAATTTATCCATATCTTGTAGGGCATACCTGTAAAGAGAATTGTGGCGATTGTGGAATTAGATTATGTCATGTACCTTATATTCCACTTTTTGATTAAAGAGACatgtctgtattttctggtacacatgcatgcatatgTAGCAGAACAGTTCAGATCCTTACCTGTAGCTTCTGGAATACTTGTTTCCTCGAAAACTTGGCCTTGGTTGATACTGGCCCTGGTGGAGCATCGAGAGAAGCTGAGAAACCTGCTAAAGAAAGGGTGAAAAGACTGATTccatgaaatgaaatgaagttTCTAGCTGTAAAACCACTAATTCACTTCTCAGGTTTGTTTGTAGGGAggtttggcatttttttctcctttaaagtttaattaaatCAAATTCCCGCACATATATAATGCAGTACAACACACTATTTTGTACTGTAGCGTCTGCCACAGGAAACATCTAAAGACTTTGTACAATGAGGAAATACACTGCTGTTCATTAGCCTCTGAACTCATAATAATTAATTCATTAACAAGTTAAACAAGTAATTAAACAGAGCcggagttttgttttgttttagtagATCAGAACCAACCCTTTACCATTCCAGGCTCCTAGTTCAGAACAAAATGCCATCGCTCTGCATGTAAAGAGTTACCAGGATGCAGCTCTCATTTAAGCTACGCTCATATATTACAATAGCTGTACTTAAACTGTGTCTGTGTTTAACCTTTTAGTTCTCCATCCCCATTAACGAAAGACTTTCCTGCATCGTTTCTCTGTAGAAATACTTGGGCACTTCTTAAACGGAGCCatacagagggaaaaggaagggaaggcagggaggaaagggcaCTAAACCAGAGCAGAGTACTGTCAATTGCACTCCACTGTTTCGACCTTACAGGGAAGAACCCAGAAATAACGTTACTAATAACAGATTTAATCCTATTCCCCGTGGTAATGGCTTCAGTTGATATTGTGAGTAAAACCGCAAAGCTGTGACAtctaaaaagaaatccatagcACGTTCTCACTAGGCAGAGACCCACTtgcctgctgctctcccaggctGCACGCAGAGCACCTCCATGCTCCCAAGGGAACGCATGAGTGAACGTGTGTGTACACCATGGTATGGACCTTACCTCAACAGCCGGAGTAGCGTGGGTGAGTTCCAGCGAGAAGTTTTCAGGCACGTGGTTAGAGGAGATTGTCACCAGGCTGTTCAGCgattggtggctgtggtggctcTGCCGGCTGCTCATCTGTCCCCTTTCCAGGGTCGGAGATGGCGACGGAGAAGCTCTGTGGTGAGATCTGATGGGCAAAGTGCCATTAACTGTTGGCACTAACGTAATGTCCCCTTTGTGGATCTGTCGTGAGGGTCGTTTTGGGTGGTGCTGGTAGGTCGACTCCGCCACGCGACAGTTGTAGGATCTGGTGTCCTTCTTCTCCCGATTACATCTTGTAGCAAAGATAACCATAATGACCAACAACACAGCACATATCGATCCTAAGGATATAATGGTTATCATGGAGACATCCAGGGAGGGCTGGCTCACCAAAGTTGCTTCTGTGCTTGCAAATGAATAGACATACTCAAAAACGGTGCATTTCAGAAGTGCTTTAGTACTAAGCTGAGGACTGCCTTTATCCTGGACTATCACAAAAAACTCCCATTGTTTTGCTGGCACTGATTCTATGCTCACATTGATAGAGATGTCACAAGTTTTGGGATCCATCACaaagatgctgttttccttgTCAGCTGCTATGGAGCAGCTGAGCTCAGAGTTCATACCAGAGTCTCTATCCGTGGCCCTTACCCTGGTGACAAGAAAGCCAATGCCAGCATCTTTAGGGATGGAGatttctgctgtgctgttgCGTAGCACTGGCCCCACAATGACGGGAGCGTTGTCATTTTCGTCGATGACGGTCAGTACAACCGTGGTATTACTAACAAGCTGCTGACTCCCTCCATCCCTAGCTTGAACCACAAAGGCAATTTGATTTACTTCTTCATGGTCAAAGGTTCGCAGGGCATAGATCGCCCCATTGGAGGGATCGATGGTCACATAGGTTGTTACAGAACTTCCCAAAATATAGCTCTCCAAAATGGTGTACGTCACCTGCCCGTTGTCACCTAGATCTGGGTCTGTGGCTGTGACTGACGTGATGTACGCTCCCGGAGAGTTATTTTCCAAGATAACAACTTCGTATCTGTTTGTCTGGAAGCGGGGAGGGTTGTCATTTTCATCACTGATTTGGACAGTAAAGTGTTTCACTGTGGAAAGACTTGGCGTTCCCTTGTCCTCCGCTATTACAGTCAAGCTGTATTCAGATCTCTTTTCCCTATCTAGAGTGGCATTAGTCAAGATTAAATAGTTATTTTCATAAGTCTTTTGGAGTTTAAAGTGGCCATGTCCATGGAGCTTGCAAACTATCTCTCCATTCATACCAGAGTCCTTGTCTTGCACTCTGACCAGGGCCACGAAAGTGTCCAAGGGTGACCCTTCAGAAACGTAGGCtatctcttctttctctgggGACATCAGGTTTAAGTTAATTTCAGGTCTGTTGTCATTCACATCCACAACTTTAATTATGATTTTGCAATGAGCTGGAATAGAATTCGGCCCCAAATCTTGAGCCTGAGCATCAATTTCATAGGATTTGGTTGCTTCATAGTCCACTTGCTTCAGGAGGGTCAGGTGCCCTCTTTCTGAATCTATCTTAAAAGTCTCTACAATTTTGGCAGAAACATGACTACTGAAGGAGTACACGACTTTACCGTTAGCGCCCTCATCTGGGTCAGTGGCATTGAGGTCTATGAGCAAAGTCCCGATGGGTGAGTTTTCTAGGAGCTGGATTATATAGGACTGCTGCTCGAAAACCGGGCTGTTGTCATTGGAATcagaaatgcttattttcagGAGGGATGAGCCGGATCTCTGAGGCACCCCTTTATCTGAGGCAGTGAGCTGGAGTTCATAACTTGACTTCAACTCCCGGTCCAGCTCTCTGACCACAATCAGCTCCGCATACTTAGCACCATCGGTCCTGGTTCGCACCTCAATGctaaaaaaatcatttgtagAAAGGGAGTAAGTGTGAAGGGAGTTATCCCCTACATCTGGATCAAAAGCGCTGTCCAAAGGGATCCGGGTTCCTACGGCTGCGCTCTCTGATATTTCGATCGGGATGAGAGCTCTGGAAAACTGGGGAGAGTTGTCGTTAATATCCAGCACTTCAACTTCAACATGGAAAAGCTGCAGATGTTCAGTGGGCAGAGTGATCACATCAAACTCGATGGAGCAGTTTAAGTTTTTCTGGCAGAGTTGCTCCCGATCAATTTTAGCCCCTATGCTGATCTCTCCGTTATCCTCGCGGACTACGAGCAAGGGAGAATTCCCCCTCTGCATGGCTCGAAACCGAACCGAGGAAGGGTTaggcatttttaataaaacatcagCTACATCCTCCGACAGTCTCGCAATTACTGATCCAACTCTCTGCTCCTCATAAATCCTGTATTTCAAATTCCTGCCGAGCGCAGCCTTATTGAAAGATATTATCATCAGTGCAAAAATGAATATAAAGTGCATTTTACTGCCGAGCCGGTGCATTGGTAAGTTTCTGCAATTCATTTCTCCCAGCAAGTTACAAAGCAATTATTTCGACTTCCTCCGGTACCTTAACCCCAGCGCGCATCTGGTCCGTGCAAACTTGAAAACGCCTCTCCTAGCCAGCCGAGCGTTAATCTCTCACCAgatcagaaaactttttttttttttcttggttataTACACACCGTGCCGGGACATCCAGATACCATCCGCACGCAATCCGCGCCCGCTCATGGGACTCGCCGCTCCGCTGGcggggc
This genomic interval from Falco peregrinus isolate bFalPer1 chromosome 2, bFalPer1.pri, whole genome shotgun sequence contains the following:
- the PCDH18 gene encoding protocadherin-18 isoform X2, translated to MNCRNLPMHRLGSKMHFIFIFALMIISFNKAALGRNLKYRIYEEQRVGSVIARLSEDVADVLLKMPNPSSVRFRAMQRGNSPLLVVREDNGEISIGAKIDREQLCQKNLNCSIEFDVITLPTEHLQLFHVEVEVLDINDNSPQFSRALIPIEISESAAVGTRIPLDSAFDPDVGDNSLHTYSLSTNDFFSIEVRTRTDGAKYAELIVVRELDRELKSSYELQLTASDKGVPQRSGSSLLKISISDSNDNSPVFEQQSYIIQLLENSPIGTLLIDLNATDPDEGANGKVVYSFSSHVSAKIVETFKIDSERGHLTLLKQVDYEATKSYEIDAQAQDLGPNSIPAHCKIIIKVVDVNDNRPEINLNLMSPEKEEIAYVSEGSPLDTFVALVRVQDKDSGMNGEIVCKLHGHGHFKLQKTYENNYLILTNATLDREKRSEYSLTVIAEDKGTPSLSTVKHFTVQISDENDNPPRFQTNRYEVVILENNSPGAYITSVTATDPDLGDNGQVTYTILESYILGSSVTTYVTIDPSNGAIYALRTFDHEEVNQIAFVVQARDGGSQQLVSNTTVVLTVIDENDNAPVIVGPVLRNSTAEISIPKDAGIGFLVTRVRATDRDSGMNSELSCSIAADKENSIFVMDPKTCDISINVSIESVPAKQWEFFVIVQDKGSPQLSTKALLKCTVFEYVYSFASTEATLVSQPSLDVSMITIISLGSICAVLLVIMVIFATRCNREKKDTRSYNCRVAESTYQHHPKRPSRQIHKGDITLVPTVNGTLPIRSHHRASPSPSPTLERGQMSSRQSHHSHQSLNSLVTISSNHVPENFSLELTHATPAVEVSQLLSMLHQGQYQPRPSFRGNKYSRSYRYALQDMDKFSLKDSGRGDSEAGDSDYDLGRESPIDRLLGEGFSDLFLTDGRIPAAMRLCTEECRVLGHSDQCWMPPLPSPSSDYRSNMFIPGEEFQSPQQQLQLQQQQQQGLEEDAQPADASEKKKSFSTFGKDCQSEEDSGDTCTSSLLSEMSSVFQRLLPPSLDAYAECNEMDRSNSLERRKGHLPAKTVNYPQGVAAWAASTHFQNPANNGPTMGTHSSAQPSSKWLPAMEEIPENYEEDDFDNVLNHLSDGKHELMDASELVAEINKLLQDVRQN
- the PCDH18 gene encoding protocadherin-18 isoform X1, which translates into the protein MNCRNLPMHRLGSKMHFIFIFALMIISFNKAALGRNLKYRIYEEQRVGSVIARLSEDVADVLLKMPNPSSVRFRAMQRGNSPLLVVREDNGEISIGAKIDREQLCQKNLNCSIEFDVITLPTEHLQLFHVEVEVLDINDNSPQFSRALIPIEISESAAVGTRIPLDSAFDPDVGDNSLHTYSLSTNDFFSIEVRTRTDGAKYAELIVVRELDRELKSSYELQLTASDKGVPQRSGSSLLKISISDSNDNSPVFEQQSYIIQLLENSPIGTLLIDLNATDPDEGANGKVVYSFSSHVSAKIVETFKIDSERGHLTLLKQVDYEATKSYEIDAQAQDLGPNSIPAHCKIIIKVVDVNDNRPEINLNLMSPEKEEIAYVSEGSPLDTFVALVRVQDKDSGMNGEIVCKLHGHGHFKLQKTYENNYLILTNATLDREKRSEYSLTVIAEDKGTPSLSTVKHFTVQISDENDNPPRFQTNRYEVVILENNSPGAYITSVTATDPDLGDNGQVTYTILESYILGSSVTTYVTIDPSNGAIYALRTFDHEEVNQIAFVVQARDGGSQQLVSNTTVVLTVIDENDNAPVIVGPVLRNSTAEISIPKDAGIGFLVTRVRATDRDSGMNSELSCSIAADKENSIFVMDPKTCDISINVSIESVPAKQWEFFVIVQDKGSPQLSTKALLKCTVFEYVYSFASTEATLVSQPSLDVSMITIISLGSICAVLLVIMVIFATRCNREKKDTRSYNCRVAESTYQHHPKRPSRQIHKGDITLVPTVNGTLPIRSHHRASPSPSPTLERGQMSSRQSHHSHQSLNSLVTISSNHVPENFSLELTHATPAVEQVSQLLSMLHQGQYQPRPSFRGNKYSRSYRYALQDMDKFSLKDSGRGDSEAGDSDYDLGRESPIDRLLGEGFSDLFLTDGRIPAAMRLCTEECRVLGHSDQCWMPPLPSPSSDYRSNMFIPGEEFQSPQQQLQLQQQQQQGLEEDAQPADASEKKKSFSTFGKDCQSEEDSGDTCTSSLLSEMSSVFQRLLPPSLDAYAECNEMDRSNSLERRKGHLPAKTVNYPQGVAAWAASTHFQNPANNGPTMGTHSSAQPSSKWLPAMEEIPENYEEDDFDNVLNHLSDGKHELMDASELVAEINKLLQDVRQN